The Tachyglossus aculeatus isolate mTacAcu1 chromosome 22, mTacAcu1.pri, whole genome shotgun sequence genome window below encodes:
- the LTO1 gene encoding protein LTO1 homolog isoform X3: MTAGRDMFDAITTAEERYHDEGYHEGYKEGSCYGITEGRQYGVIHGAKIAVEIGNYQGFALTWKFLLNKCTTDKDSKRIKILEALIGMIQKFPFDDPTYDKLQEDLEKIRGKFKQETSGISEIG; this comes from the exons ATGACGGCGGGACGGGACATGTTCGATGCCATCACGACGGCGGAAGAGAG ATATCATGATGAAGGTTATCATGAAGGTTATAAGGAAGGCAGCTGTTACGGTATAACAGAGGGAAGGCAATATGGAGTAATTCATGGTGCCAAAATTGCTGTAGAG ATTGGAAACTACCAAGGTTTTGCACTTACATGGAAGTTTCTTCTGAACAAATGTACAACTGACAAAGACAG CAAAAGAATCAAGATCCTAGAAGCATTAATAGGGATGATCCAAAAATTCCCATTTGATGATCCTACTTATGACAAACTTCAAGAAGACTTAGAGAAAATTAGAGGAAAATTTAAACAG GAAACCTCTGGTATTTCAGAAATAGGTTAA
- the LTO1 gene encoding protein LTO1 homolog isoform X1, protein MTAGRDMFDAITTAEERYHDEGYHEGYKEGSCYGITEGRQYGVIHGAKIAVEIGNYQGFALTWKFLLNKCTTDKDSKRIKILEALIGMIQKFPFDDPTYDKLQEDLEKIRGKFKQGWRLNEVKCRLHSLFVLLPKHVPS, encoded by the exons ATGACGGCGGGACGGGACATGTTCGATGCCATCACGACGGCGGAAGAGAG ATATCATGATGAAGGTTATCATGAAGGTTATAAGGAAGGCAGCTGTTACGGTATAACAGAGGGAAGGCAATATGGAGTAATTCATGGTGCCAAAATTGCTGTAGAG ATTGGAAACTACCAAGGTTTTGCACTTACATGGAAGTTTCTTCTGAACAAATGTACAACTGACAAAGACAG CAAAAGAATCAAGATCCTAGAAGCATTAATAGGGATGATCCAAAAATTCCCATTTGATGATCCTACTTATGACAAACTTCAAGAAGACTTAGAGAAAATTAGAGGAAAATTTAAACAG GGATGGAGGTTAAATGAAGTTAAATGCAGGCTGCACTCCCTCTTTGTACTTCTACCAAAGCACGTCCCATCATGA
- the LTO1 gene encoding protein LTO1 homolog isoform X2: MTAGRDMFDAITTAEERYHDEGYHEGYKEGSCYGITEGRQYGVIHGAKIAVEIGNYQGFALTWKFLLNKCTTDKDSKRIKILEALIGMIQKFPFDDPTYDKLQEDLEKIRGKFKQVCSLLNVQPDFRNSSGCSSLSF; the protein is encoded by the exons ATGACGGCGGGACGGGACATGTTCGATGCCATCACGACGGCGGAAGAGAG ATATCATGATGAAGGTTATCATGAAGGTTATAAGGAAGGCAGCTGTTACGGTATAACAGAGGGAAGGCAATATGGAGTAATTCATGGTGCCAAAATTGCTGTAGAG ATTGGAAACTACCAAGGTTTTGCACTTACATGGAAGTTTCTTCTGAACAAATGTACAACTGACAAAGACAG CAAAAGAATCAAGATCCTAGAAGCATTAATAGGGATGATCCAAAAATTCCCATTTGATGATCCTACTTATGACAAACTTCAAGAAGACTTAGAGAAAATTAGAGGAAAATTTAAACAG GTTTGCTCATTGCTAAATGTTCAACCCGACTTTAGAAATAGTTCAGGATGTTCTTCACTTTCATTTTGA